The proteins below come from a single bacterium HR11 genomic window:
- a CDS encoding 3-deoxy-D-manno-octulosonate 8-phosphate phosphatase KdsC, whose product MTIRWLVLDVDGVLTDGRLYYGDDGQVLRAFHIRDGSAIVLAPQAGLSIAVVSGRADPAVRRRMQELGVREVHLGVTHKEAVLRDIAARHGVSLAEMAFMGDDVQDLPAFAVVGYRMTVPDAPAEIRDLADWVAPVPGGQGAVRAAIEHLLERRGIRLADVARQALQMGSGE is encoded by the coding sequence ATGACCATCCGATGGCTGGTGCTGGACGTGGACGGCGTCCTGACGGACGGGCGTCTGTACTACGGCGACGACGGGCAGGTCCTGCGCGCCTTCCACATCCGGGACGGGTCGGCCATCGTCCTGGCCCCTCAGGCGGGCCTCTCCATCGCCGTCGTCTCCGGCCGGGCCGACCCGGCCGTCCGTCGGCGCATGCAGGAGCTCGGCGTCCGGGAGGTCCATCTGGGCGTGACCCACAAAGAAGCCGTCCTGCGGGACATCGCGGCCCGCCACGGGGTCTCGCTCGCCGAGATGGCCTTCATGGGCGACGACGTGCAGGACTTGCCGGCCTTTGCGGTCGTCGGCTACCGGATGACCGTCCCGGACGCCCCGGCCGAAATTCGAGACCTCGCCGATTGGGTGGCGCCCGTCCCCGGCGGGCAGGGCGCCGTCCGAGCCGCCATCGAGCACCTGTTGGAACGCCGGGGCATCCGGCTGGCCGACGTAGCCCGACAGGCGCTTCAGATGGGGAGCGGCGAGTAG
- the lipB gene encoding Octanoyltransferase, which translates to MQVLQAFWLGRRSYREGLAWQAWAAGRVHRHATLLLLEHDPVVTVGTGGGWDLFRQSPERLAQAGVEIWQVGRGGKVTYHGPGQLVGYPVLDLNEFGRDVHRYLRRLEDSLIELCGRYGLSAGRWPGKTGVWVGGTKIAAIGIRVARWVTYHGFAFNVNPDLAAFDWIVPCGLPDPVTSLARLVGPACPPLPVVARVYAECFQAVFGFPSVEWVEAAEAPCPGPVPDVRPVPSLPNAWRSPI; encoded by the coding sequence ATGCAAGTCCTCCAAGCGTTTTGGCTCGGGCGTCGGAGCTACCGGGAAGGCCTCGCCTGGCAGGCCTGGGCCGCCGGGCGGGTCCATCGTCATGCGACGCTCCTACTGTTAGAACACGACCCCGTCGTGACCGTCGGGACCGGCGGGGGCTGGGACCTCTTCCGGCAGTCCCCTGAGAGGTTGGCTCAGGCGGGCGTCGAGATATGGCAGGTCGGCCGGGGTGGAAAGGTGACGTACCACGGACCGGGTCAGTTGGTCGGGTATCCCGTCCTGGACCTGAACGAATTCGGTCGGGACGTGCATCGCTACCTGCGTCGCCTGGAAGATAGCCTGATCGAGCTCTGCGGTCGGTACGGCCTCTCGGCCGGCCGGTGGCCCGGAAAGACGGGCGTCTGGGTCGGCGGGACAAAGATTGCGGCCATCGGCATCCGGGTCGCCCGCTGGGTCACCTATCATGGGTTTGCCTTCAACGTGAATCCGGACCTGGCGGCCTTTGACTGGATCGTCCCGTGCGGCCTGCCGGACCCCGTGACGAGCCTGGCCCGTCTGGTCGGACCGGCGTGCCCGCCGCTTCCGGTCGTGGCCCGAGTGTATGCAGAATGCTTTCAGGCCGTCTTTGGCTTTCCGTCCGTCGAATGGGTCGAGGCGGCCGAGGCACCCTGTCCGGGGCCGGTCCCCGATGTACGACCGGTCCCGTCCCTCCCGAACGCCTGGCGGTCACCGATCTGA
- a CDS encoding putative GTPase codes for MRPSEVVELGDVRSLARVIRWLDDAPEVGREVLKRVYHRTGRAWVIGVTGPAGVGKSSLINHLIRAFRTEGRTVGVVAVDPTSPFTGGAILGDRIRMQDHEGDPGVFIRSVATRGQMGGLSRSTFDIIDLMDAYGMDVILVETVGVGQDETDVARVAHTVLLVLMPGLGDEVQALKAGLMEIAHVFVINKKDRGDAERMRQELRGVLSLAPEARPWRPPIVLTDATRGAGLDELVQALREHRAFLERSGEWDRRRRQYAFLRLTEAVRTLVLQGIEARLQDPRVQEWIQAVAAGTLDPYSAAAALIERFGK; via the coding sequence ATGCGGCCCTCAGAAGTCGTCGAACTCGGTGACGTGCGGTCCCTGGCCCGGGTCATTCGGTGGCTGGACGATGCCCCTGAGGTTGGGCGTGAAGTCCTGAAGCGGGTGTACCACCGAACCGGTCGGGCCTGGGTCATCGGCGTGACAGGACCGGCCGGCGTGGGCAAGAGTAGTCTCATCAATCACTTGATTCGGGCCTTTCGGACCGAGGGCCGGACGGTCGGGGTCGTCGCCGTCGACCCGACGAGCCCTTTCACGGGCGGGGCCATCCTGGGGGACCGGATCCGCATGCAGGACCACGAGGGCGACCCGGGGGTCTTCATCCGGAGCGTGGCCACGCGCGGCCAGATGGGAGGCCTCTCCCGTTCGACCTTTGACATCATCGACCTGATGGACGCTTACGGGATGGACGTCATCCTGGTCGAGACGGTCGGCGTCGGGCAGGACGAGACGGACGTGGCCCGCGTGGCCCATACGGTCCTGCTTGTCCTGATGCCCGGCTTGGGCGACGAGGTCCAGGCCCTCAAGGCGGGCCTGATGGAGATCGCCCACGTCTTCGTGATCAATAAGAAGGACCGGGGCGATGCGGAGCGCATGCGGCAAGAGCTCCGGGGTGTCCTCAGCCTGGCCCCGGAGGCTCGGCCCTGGCGGCCGCCCATCGTCCTGACGGATGCGACCCGGGGGGCGGGTCTCGACGAGTTGGTCCAGGCTTTGCGGGAGCACCGGGCCTTCCTGGAACGGTCGGGCGAGTGGGACCGGCGCCGCCGGCAGTACGCTTTCCTGCGATTGACCGAGGCCGTGCGGACCCTGGTCCTGCAGGGCATCGAAGCCCGTCTGCAGGACCCCCGGGTTCAAGAATGGATTCAGGCCGTCGCCGCCGGGACCCTGGACCCGTACTCGGCGGCGGCGGCCCTGATCGAACGATTCGGAAAATAG
- the ybhF_2 gene encoding putative ABC transporter ATP-binding protein YbhF, with protein sequence MSGNAIELHGVSKRYGPFQALYPLDLTVPYGTVFGYLGPNGAGKTTTIRIMTGLLRPTTGSVFIGGLDVHRHPREARRLFSYIPDQGYLYPKMTARELLSFVSAVQDRNSPDPKAVEAALDLVGLREWADELIEQYSYGMRQRLMFAMAHLRDTPVWIIDEPIIGLDPLAVRMVKTWVRQKAARGHAVFLSTHLLSIAEEVCDTVAVLHQGRLVAVGTMDDLRRAAGAEDRDLEEVFLRLTAEARETVDHGP encoded by the coding sequence ATGAGTGGGAACGCCATTGAGCTCCACGGGGTCTCCAAGCGCTACGGCCCCTTCCAGGCCCTCTACCCCTTAGACTTGACCGTGCCTTACGGGACCGTCTTTGGATACCTCGGCCCCAACGGGGCCGGCAAGACGACGACGATCCGCATCATGACCGGCCTCCTGCGGCCGACGACGGGCTCGGTCTTCATCGGCGGCCTGGACGTCCACCGTCATCCCCGGGAGGCCCGACGGCTCTTCTCATACATCCCCGACCAGGGGTACCTGTATCCCAAGATGACGGCCCGGGAACTCCTCAGCTTTGTCAGCGCCGTCCAGGACCGGAACTCGCCGGACCCGAAGGCCGTCGAGGCGGCCCTCGACCTCGTCGGCCTCCGGGAGTGGGCCGATGAGCTGATCGAACAGTACTCCTACGGCATGCGCCAGCGCCTGATGTTTGCCATGGCCCACCTGCGGGACACGCCCGTCTGGATCATCGACGAGCCCATCATCGGCCTCGACCCCCTGGCCGTCCGAATGGTCAAGACCTGGGTCCGTCAGAAGGCCGCCCGGGGCCATGCCGTCTTCCTGTCGACCCACTTGTTGAGCATCGCCGAGGAAGTCTGCGACACGGTCGCCGTCCTCCACCAGGGCCGCCTCGTCGCCGTCGGCACGATGGACGACCTGCGTCGGGCGGCCGGTGCCGAAGACCGGGACCTGGAAGAGGTCTTTCTGCGGCTTACGGCAGAGGCCAGGGAGACTGTAGACCATGGACCATAG
- the ptsI gene encoding Phosphoenolpyruvate-protein phosphotransferase produces the protein MTRILRGVAISPGVGRGKAVLLAAQVVAVPLKLSQEDVQEEIRRFQQALAQSKKQLKEIRDHLARMLGKGHALILDAQLHLLEDPAIVRTVRDRIASQYINAEWALELVLRELHQKFQAISDTYLQERWSDVRDVIRRVQSNLMGTRHQPVLEPGEAAVLVADELAPSDVIELTRQLQVRGIVLTQASPTSHVAILSRSMGIPAVASIENVLDQVTSGQEVLVDGYDGIVIVAPTPLQVREYEGKRRYFKQHLRLLVEASRGPARTLDGYPVSLMANIEFVEECHRAITYGAEGIGLFRSEYLYLKTPNRLPTEEEHYEVYRRLVELMKPRPVVVRTADLGADKVPGVWRDFHPREPNPALGLRAVRLALKKQEIWEAQLAAMLRAAAHGDLRILVPFVATVEEVVEFLDMLEDVRQRLRRSGATFRPDPPVGIMVEIPSMARLVRHLGDLVQFISIGTNDLIQFMLAVDRDHEGLRYLYKPYNPAFLKTLVEAIEQARTVGLDVTICGEMAWDIPSVPLLVGMGCPTLSMGPQWIPAIRFFIQELRYADVRKLLERALEMRMGMEVEEMLLEWIQRHFPEGIYHPLLRATAAEVSETASAPASDGETYEWERH, from the coding sequence ATGACCCGCATCCTTCGAGGCGTGGCGATTTCACCCGGCGTGGGACGGGGCAAGGCCGTCCTGCTGGCCGCTCAAGTCGTGGCCGTCCCCTTGAAACTGAGTCAGGAAGACGTTCAAGAAGAGATCCGCCGTTTCCAGCAGGCCCTGGCTCAATCCAAGAAGCAGTTGAAAGAGATTCGGGACCACTTGGCCCGTATGTTGGGCAAGGGCCATGCGCTCATCTTGGACGCCCAGCTTCACCTCTTGGAGGACCCGGCCATCGTCCGTACGGTCCGGGACCGCATCGCCAGCCAGTACATCAACGCCGAGTGGGCCCTCGAACTCGTCCTGCGGGAACTCCATCAAAAGTTTCAAGCCATCTCGGACACCTACCTCCAAGAGCGTTGGAGCGACGTCCGGGACGTCATCCGCCGCGTCCAGAGCAATCTGATGGGAACCCGCCATCAGCCGGTCCTGGAGCCCGGCGAGGCCGCCGTCTTGGTCGCCGACGAATTGGCCCCCTCGGACGTCATCGAGCTGACCCGCCAGCTTCAGGTCCGAGGCATCGTCCTGACGCAGGCCAGCCCGACTTCCCACGTGGCCATCCTGTCCCGGTCGATGGGGATCCCCGCCGTGGCGTCTATCGAGAACGTCCTGGACCAGGTGACCTCGGGCCAGGAGGTCCTGGTCGACGGCTACGACGGGATCGTCATCGTGGCCCCGACACCCCTGCAGGTCCGGGAGTACGAGGGCAAGCGCCGCTACTTCAAACAGCATCTCCGCCTCCTCGTCGAGGCCAGCCGGGGGCCGGCCCGCACGCTGGACGGCTATCCCGTGTCCCTGATGGCCAACATCGAGTTCGTCGAAGAGTGCCATCGAGCGATCACGTATGGCGCCGAGGGCATCGGCCTGTTTCGGTCCGAGTACCTGTACCTGAAGACGCCGAACCGCCTGCCGACGGAAGAAGAACACTACGAAGTCTACCGCCGGCTCGTCGAGCTGATGAAGCCCCGCCCCGTCGTCGTCCGGACGGCGGACTTGGGCGCCGATAAAGTCCCCGGCGTCTGGCGGGACTTCCACCCCCGGGAACCCAACCCGGCGCTGGGCCTGCGGGCCGTCCGCCTGGCCCTGAAAAAGCAGGAAATCTGGGAAGCCCAGCTGGCCGCCATGCTTCGGGCGGCGGCCCACGGGGACCTGCGCATCCTGGTCCCCTTTGTGGCGACCGTCGAGGAAGTCGTCGAGTTTCTGGACATGCTGGAGGACGTGCGCCAGCGGCTCCGGCGGTCCGGGGCGACCTTCCGGCCGGACCCGCCCGTGGGCATTATGGTCGAGATTCCGTCCATGGCCCGTCTGGTCCGCCATCTGGGGGACCTCGTGCAGTTCATCAGCATCGGGACGAACGACCTCATCCAGTTCATGCTGGCCGTCGACCGGGACCACGAGGGCCTGCGGTATCTTTACAAGCCGTACAACCCGGCCTTTCTGAAGACCCTGGTCGAGGCCATCGAACAGGCCCGCACCGTCGGCTTAGACGTCACCATCTGCGGGGAGATGGCCTGGGACATTCCCTCCGTGCCTCTCCTGGTCGGGATGGGGTGCCCGACCCTCAGCATGGGGCCTCAGTGGATCCCGGCCATTCGCTTCTTTATTCAAGAACTCCGGTACGCCGACGTCCGGAAACTCCTGGAGCGGGCCCTGGAGATGCGCATGGGCATGGAAGTCGAGGAGATGCTCCTCGAGTGGATTCAGCGTCACTTCCCCGAGGGTATCTACCACCCCCTCCTCCGGGCCACGGCGGCCGAAGTCTCCGAGACCGCCTCTGCCCCGGCCTCGGACGGTGAGACCTATGAGTGGGAACGCCATTGA
- the ptsO gene encoding Phosphocarrier protein NPr, with protein MKEIEVRVVNLRGLHARAAARLVQTANHFQSQIILVRDNMQSDAKSILGVLLLAAPQGTRLRVRVSGPDEDQAVEAIRRLFESGFEETDEGQVR; from the coding sequence ATGAAGGAAATCGAGGTCCGAGTCGTCAACCTACGGGGGCTTCATGCACGGGCGGCGGCCCGACTGGTCCAGACGGCCAATCACTTCCAGTCTCAGATCATCTTGGTGAGGGACAACATGCAGAGCGACGCCAAGAGCATCTTGGGCGTCCTCTTACTGGCGGCCCCGCAGGGGACCCGCCTCCGGGTCCGGGTCTCCGGCCCCGATGAGGACCAGGCCGTGGAAGCGATTCGACGCCTGTTTGAATCCGGCTTTGAGGAGACCGACGAGGGCCAGGTACGATGA
- the levD gene encoding PTS system fructose-specific EIIA component has translation MVGLVVVTHGALGEALVETAETIMGRKIPQVALVSVHWQAPVSEIQRAVRDAIRRVMTPAGVIIVTDMFGGTPSNISLSFLGEGPIAVLTGVNLPMLMVYWNYCETMDYQTLARHMKNRAIASIVCSLDVMPEVHALEKERRL, from the coding sequence ATGGTCGGTTTGGTCGTCGTGACCCATGGGGCCCTCGGCGAGGCCTTGGTCGAGACCGCCGAGACGATCATGGGCCGCAAGATTCCCCAGGTGGCGCTGGTATCGGTCCACTGGCAAGCGCCGGTCAGCGAGATTCAGCGAGCCGTGCGGGATGCGATCCGTCGGGTCATGACGCCGGCGGGGGTCATCATCGTGACGGACATGTTCGGGGGGACGCCGTCGAATATCAGCCTCAGCTTTCTCGGGGAGGGCCCCATCGCCGTCCTGACGGGCGTCAACCTGCCGATGCTGATGGTTTACTGGAACTATTGTGAAACGATGGACTATCAGACCCTGGCTCGGCACATGAAAAATCGGGCCATCGCTTCCATCGTCTGCTCCCTGGACGTGATGCCCGAGGTCCACGCCCTGGAGAAAGAACGTCGGCTATGA
- the pleD_2 gene encoding Response regulator PleD, with amino-acid sequence MGVSEGLGLTRLGMDVGPTPAGLGWPGWVGPVLVGLLGSLVLGLLGVLLWMRARGRRVRQSLEWYARTLDGLLEASTPEYSHRPLKERLASLCRLLGESMRVQGLGLLFYDAYQERVEGLRIDAEARLVEVQYTGRETAMALLEALRNEKMPGDLWESIPPGPHRLTLPLQYGTDLLGILWVVFPDADALRASEKALRVLAHAFTLELKNRLLYEQAVRDSLTGLYTRAYLARRLHEEMSHYRRYQRPFSLIMLDLDHFKEINDTMGHLVGDRVLQMVAQAIRKVLREGDVPARYGGDEFLVLLPGAATADAQKVAQRLQNAIQAITVSGMGPLRESVQCTISVLGDHFLSLTQQPQELVQLVDLALLKAKQTTRGGIWVAESPSQLSWKEVTWPVGWA; translated from the coding sequence ATGGGTGTCTCGGAAGGTCTTGGGCTGACAAGGCTTGGGATGGACGTCGGGCCGACTCCGGCAGGGCTCGGCTGGCCCGGCTGGGTCGGACCGGTCCTGGTGGGCCTCCTGGGGAGTCTGGTCCTGGGTCTCCTGGGGGTGCTTCTCTGGATGCGGGCCCGTGGCCGGCGGGTTCGGCAATCTTTGGAATGGTACGCCCGGACCCTCGACGGCCTTTTGGAAGCTTCTACGCCGGAGTACAGTCACCGGCCCTTGAAGGAGCGGTTGGCCTCCCTGTGCCGCCTGCTGGGTGAGTCCATGCGGGTGCAGGGCCTGGGTCTGCTCTTCTACGATGCCTATCAGGAGCGGGTGGAAGGCCTCCGGATCGACGCCGAGGCCCGACTCGTCGAGGTCCAGTACACGGGCCGGGAGACGGCGATGGCCCTCTTGGAAGCGCTCCGAAATGAAAAAATGCCTGGCGACCTCTGGGAATCGATCCCGCCGGGCCCGCATCGGCTGACACTACCCCTCCAATACGGTACGGACCTGCTGGGCATCCTGTGGGTCGTCTTTCCGGATGCCGACGCCCTGCGGGCCTCGGAGAAGGCCCTGCGGGTCTTGGCCCACGCCTTTACGCTGGAGCTTAAGAACCGCCTCCTTTACGAGCAGGCCGTGCGAGACAGCCTGACGGGCCTGTATACCCGGGCCTACCTGGCCCGCCGCCTCCATGAAGAGATGTCCCACTACCGCCGGTATCAGCGGCCCTTCAGCCTCATCATGTTGGACCTGGACCACTTCAAGGAGATCAACGATACGATGGGTCACCTCGTGGGGGACCGGGTCCTCCAGATGGTCGCCCAGGCGATTCGGAAAGTCCTGCGGGAAGGCGACGTACCGGCTCGGTACGGGGGTGACGAATTCCTGGTCTTGCTCCCCGGGGCGGCCACGGCGGACGCCCAGAAGGTCGCCCAGCGACTCCAGAATGCCATCCAGGCTATCACCGTATCCGGTATGGGCCCCCTTCGGGAAAGCGTGCAGTGCACGATAAGCGTCCTGGGCGATCACTTCCTGAGCCTTACGCAACAGCCCCAGGAGTTGGTCCAGCTCGTGGACCTGGCCCTCCTGAAGGCCAAGCAGACGACCCGGGGCGGCATCTGGGTCGCCGAGTCGCCGAGCCAGCTGAGTTGGAAGGAGGTGACCTGGCCTGTCGGGTGGGCCTGA
- the macA_2 gene encoding Macrolide export protein MacA, whose product MGRGRHRVLRWTVVGIVLLVLIGLWQGARSRGRALTVEVAPSTVQDLRQVVAASGKIRPWTEVSVSSQINGRVWRVAVREGDRVQRGQVLVEIDPVPLRTQLDSLQASLQAARQQVESARLTLDQVRRNWDRARELFGQGLLTKEALEKAQTEWEIRQREYAVAQQRLRELEAQLERLRHDYEQVRITSPIDGWVIGTYVEEGETVVVSIAGIGGERPLVKVADLTRWKVRLEVDENDIVQVRVGQPVRVTIDALPDREFWGHVTLVGYQPLSETTTQQLGQTARENLFPVEVELRETLPEVRPGFTVHAEIVTAEKKQVLSIPIQALVHRPAPGDNPHGRREADVAGVFVLEGDRVRFRPVEVGIMGEFDLEVRSGLRPGERVVVGPYQVLRTLKDGDRVRVPSERR is encoded by the coding sequence ATGGGTCGGGGAAGGCACCGGGTCCTCAGGTGGACGGTCGTCGGTATCGTCCTTCTCGTCTTAATCGGCCTCTGGCAGGGGGCCCGCTCTCGGGGTCGGGCCCTCACGGTCGAGGTCGCCCCCTCGACGGTCCAGGACCTGCGGCAGGTCGTAGCGGCGTCGGGCAAGATCCGACCCTGGACGGAAGTCTCCGTCAGTAGCCAGATCAACGGTCGGGTCTGGCGGGTCGCCGTCCGGGAGGGCGACCGGGTCCAGAGAGGTCAGGTCCTCGTCGAGATCGACCCCGTCCCCCTACGCACGCAGTTGGACAGCCTGCAGGCTTCTCTGCAGGCGGCCCGCCAGCAGGTCGAATCGGCCCGTCTGACCCTGGACCAGGTCCGGCGGAACTGGGACCGGGCCCGGGAGCTCTTCGGCCAGGGGCTGTTGACGAAGGAGGCCCTGGAGAAGGCCCAGACGGAGTGGGAAATCCGACAGCGGGAGTATGCCGTCGCTCAGCAACGCTTGCGAGAGCTGGAGGCTCAGTTGGAGCGGCTCCGCCACGACTACGAGCAGGTCCGCATCACGTCCCCCATCGACGGTTGGGTCATCGGGACATACGTCGAGGAGGGCGAGACGGTCGTCGTGAGCATCGCCGGCATCGGGGGCGAGCGGCCCCTCGTGAAGGTCGCCGACCTGACCCGTTGGAAGGTCCGTCTGGAGGTCGATGAGAACGACATCGTCCAGGTGCGCGTCGGCCAGCCCGTCCGGGTCACCATCGACGCCCTGCCGGACCGGGAGTTCTGGGGCCACGTGACCCTCGTCGGGTACCAGCCCCTGAGCGAGACGACCACCCAGCAACTGGGTCAGACGGCTCGGGAGAACCTCTTTCCCGTCGAGGTCGAGCTTCGGGAGACCCTCCCCGAGGTCCGGCCCGGGTTCACGGTCCATGCCGAGATCGTGACGGCCGAGAAAAAGCAGGTCCTGAGCATCCCCATTCAGGCCCTCGTCCACCGACCGGCCCCCGGGGACAATCCCCATGGCCGCCGGGAGGCCGACGTCGCCGGCGTGTTCGTCCTGGAGGGCGACCGGGTCCGTTTCCGCCCCGTCGAGGTCGGCATCATGGGGGAGTTTGACCTGGAAGTCCGGTCGGGCCTGCGGCCGGGGGAGCGGGTCGTCGTCGGGCCCTATCAAGTCTTACGGACGCTCAAGGACGGAGACCGTGTCCGAGTTCCATCCGAACGCCGATAG
- the yknY_3 gene encoding putative ABC transporter ATP-binding protein YknY translates to MSEFHPNADSPGSAVSPSDAEPLIRLDGVVRIYGSGSADQVVALDGVDLVIRTGEMVAVMGPSGSGKSTLLHIIGCLDRPTRGRYFLRGRPVEDLDEDELARIRNREVGFVFQAFHLLPRATALENVELPLVYARVPPEERRRRAMEALAMVNLTHRARHRPSELSGGERQRVAIARALVNRPSVILADEPTGNLDSRSSDEVMRILQDLWRQGQTIVVVTHERDVAKYCQRVVLMRDGRIVGDIPAGDL, encoded by the coding sequence GTGTCCGAGTTCCATCCGAACGCCGATAGCCCCGGGTCGGCCGTCTCGCCGTCCGACGCCGAGCCCCTCATTCGTTTAGACGGCGTGGTCCGCATCTACGGGTCCGGCTCGGCCGACCAGGTCGTCGCCTTAGACGGGGTCGACTTGGTCATCCGGACCGGCGAGATGGTCGCCGTCATGGGGCCCTCGGGGTCGGGCAAGAGTACCCTGCTCCATATCATCGGGTGTCTGGACCGCCCGACGCGGGGGCGATACTTCCTGCGGGGCCGGCCCGTCGAGGACCTCGACGAAGACGAGCTGGCCCGCATCCGGAACCGGGAGGTCGGCTTCGTGTTCCAGGCGTTCCATCTTCTGCCCCGGGCGACGGCCCTGGAGAACGTCGAACTCCCCTTAGTGTATGCCCGGGTCCCGCCGGAGGAGCGTCGGCGGCGGGCGATGGAGGCCCTGGCGATGGTGAACCTGACCCATCGGGCCCGGCATCGGCCGTCGGAGCTGTCGGGCGGCGAGCGCCAGCGGGTCGCCATCGCCCGGGCCCTGGTCAACCGCCCCTCGGTCATCCTGGCCGACGAGCCGACGGGGAACCTGGATTCCCGTTCAAGTGACGAGGTCATGCGGATCTTGCAAGATCTCTGGCGGCAGGGGCAGACGATCGTCGTCGTGACCCACGAGCGGGACGTCGCCAAGTACTGCCAGCGGGTCGTCCTCATGCGGGACGGTCGGATCGTCGGGGACATCCCGGCGGGGGACCTGTGA
- the yknZ gene encoding putative ABC transporter permease YknZ, giving the protein MGRETLRIALRVIRQYPLRTAFIVITNMTAVLALIVLVVVMQSLQAKVRELFSSQGADILYLTRRPPIVRATDLRKYENYPPISAAEVEFLRRQLRWAEAVVPATYDPVDVTFQGRSVRAAVQGRSADYLAVENLPLYLGRHFTPDEDAHRRRVVVLGWGVYRELFQGRDPLRQWVWIGGQAYRVVGVIRERGTLLGSDLDTVVWVPLQAWRGVRPDVDYVILRPKPGRENDLMEEVRFWLRLKRRLRPSQEDNFGLMTTEGFLEVLRNATQALSLALIGVVGLGVLVGGIVLMNILLMAVAERTQEIGIRKAVGAHPSAIAAQFLWESVLLASLGGLAGVGVGLGISYLVSSLLSLPWTFPFWVAGLGLALTGIAGVLFGYYPARRAARLDPVQALHYEHG; this is encoded by the coding sequence ATGGGACGGGAAACGCTTCGCATCGCCCTGCGCGTCATCCGGCAGTATCCCTTGCGGACGGCCTTCATCGTCATCACGAATATGACGGCCGTCTTGGCCCTGATCGTCCTCGTCGTCGTCATGCAGAGCCTCCAGGCCAAGGTCCGGGAGCTCTTTTCCAGTCAGGGGGCCGACATCCTGTACCTGACCCGCCGGCCGCCCATCGTACGGGCGACGGACCTCCGCAAGTACGAGAACTATCCGCCCATCTCGGCGGCCGAGGTCGAATTCCTGCGGCGGCAACTCCGGTGGGCCGAGGCCGTCGTCCCGGCGACCTATGACCCGGTGGACGTCACGTTCCAGGGCCGCTCGGTCCGGGCGGCCGTCCAGGGTCGGTCGGCCGACTATCTGGCCGTCGAGAATCTCCCCCTCTACTTAGGCCGTCATTTCACGCCGGATGAGGACGCCCACCGACGCCGGGTCGTCGTCCTGGGGTGGGGCGTCTACCGGGAGCTCTTTCAGGGTCGGGATCCCCTTCGCCAGTGGGTCTGGATCGGCGGGCAGGCCTACCGGGTCGTCGGGGTCATCCGGGAGCGGGGGACCCTGTTGGGGAGCGACCTGGACACCGTCGTGTGGGTCCCCCTCCAGGCCTGGCGGGGGGTCCGACCGGACGTCGATTATGTCATCTTGCGACCCAAGCCGGGTCGGGAAAACGACCTCATGGAGGAAGTCCGCTTCTGGCTTCGGCTGAAGCGGCGGCTCCGGCCCTCGCAGGAGGACAATTTCGGCTTGATGACGACGGAGGGCTTTCTGGAAGTCCTGCGGAATGCCACGCAGGCGCTGTCCCTGGCCCTGATCGGGGTCGTGGGCCTGGGGGTCCTCGTCGGGGGGATCGTCCTGATGAACATCTTGTTGATGGCCGTCGCCGAGCGGACGCAGGAGATCGGCATCCGGAAGGCCGTCGGGGCGCATCCATCGGCCATCGCCGCCCAGTTCCTCTGGGAATCCGTCCTCTTGGCCTCGTTGGGCGGCCTCGCCGGCGTCGGGGTGGGTCTCGGGATATCGTATCTGGTCTCGAGCCTCCTGAGCCTGCCCTGGACGTTCCCCTTCTGGGTGGCGGGCCTGGGCCTGGCGCTGACGGGCATCGCCGGCGTCCTGTTCGGTTACTACCCGGCCCGGCGGGCGGCCCGCCTGGACCCCGTTCAGGCGCTCCATTACGAGCACGGGTGA